A DNA window from Laribacter hongkongensis DSM 14985 contains the following coding sequences:
- the ald gene encoding alanine dehydrogenase, with protein MRIGVPKEIKIHEYRVGLLPSGVRELTAQGHEVLVQRQAGAGIGYDDAAYVAAGARLADSAAEVFAGADMIVKVKEPQPVECRLLRPGQVLFTYLHLAPDPGQARLLLESGAIAIAYETVTDAHGGLPLLAPMSEVAGRMAVQAGAHCLEKAQGGRGVLLGGVPGVAPARVLVLGGGVVGFNAARMAAGLGAVVTVVDKSLARLKEIDTLTSGRIHTLASNTQHIEDELRCADLVIGAVLVPGAAAPKLVHRSQLALMKPGAVLVDVAIDQGGCFETSRPTTHEEPAYVVDGIVHYCVANMPGAVARTATEALTQVTLPYVLTLAGQGVVTALERDAHLRAGLNICRGQVTCAAVAEALGYPLLPAEEALAALADQPAVPAN; from the coding sequence ATGCGTATCGGCGTACCGAAGGAAATCAAGATCCACGAGTACCGGGTCGGCCTGCTGCCCTCCGGCGTGCGGGAGCTGACCGCCCAGGGCCACGAGGTCCTGGTGCAGCGGCAGGCCGGAGCCGGCATCGGCTATGACGATGCAGCCTATGTCGCTGCCGGCGCCAGGCTGGCTGATTCGGCCGCAGAGGTGTTTGCCGGAGCCGACATGATCGTCAAGGTCAAGGAACCACAGCCGGTGGAATGCCGTCTGCTGCGCCCCGGGCAAGTGCTGTTTACCTACCTGCACCTGGCGCCGGATCCCGGACAGGCGCGCCTGCTGCTGGAGTCCGGTGCCATTGCCATTGCCTACGAAACGGTGACCGATGCCCACGGCGGCCTGCCGCTGCTGGCGCCGATGAGCGAAGTGGCCGGACGCATGGCGGTGCAGGCCGGCGCCCATTGCCTGGAAAAGGCGCAGGGCGGACGCGGGGTACTGCTGGGCGGCGTACCCGGTGTGGCACCGGCACGGGTGCTGGTGCTGGGGGGCGGCGTGGTCGGTTTCAATGCCGCACGCATGGCAGCCGGACTGGGGGCCGTGGTGACGGTGGTCGACAAGTCGCTGGCCCGGCTCAAGGAAATCGATACGCTGACCAGTGGCCGCATCCATACCTTGGCGTCCAACACCCAGCACATCGAGGACGAGCTGCGCTGTGCCGATCTGGTGATCGGTGCCGTGCTGGTGCCGGGAGCTGCGGCACCAAAACTGGTACACCGCAGCCAGCTGGCGCTGATGAAGCCGGGGGCCGTACTGGTGGACGTGGCGATTGATCAGGGCGGCTGCTTTGAAACCAGCCGGCCCACCACGCATGAGGAACCGGCTTATGTGGTGGACGGCATCGTGCACTACTGCGTGGCCAACATGCCGGGGGCCGTGGCACGCACGGCAACCGAAGCCCTGACCCAGGTCACGCTGCCTTATGTGCTGACACTCGCCGGTCAGGGCGTGGTGACGGCGCTGGAGCGCGACGCGCATCTGCGTGCCGGACTGAACATCTGCCGTGGACAGGTGACGTGTGCAGCGGTGGCCGAAGCCCTGGGTTATCCGCTGCTGCCGGCCGAAGAGGCGCTGGCAGCACTGGCCGACCAGCCGGCAGTACCGGCAAACTGA
- a CDS encoding gamma-glutamyl-gamma-aminobutyrate hydrolase family protein has translation MRPVIAIPCDRRMLGQYPHQVVGEKYILGVTDGAGGMPWLVPALGEPAWLDDLLDRVDGVLLTGSPSNVEPHHYLGEPSRPGTLHDPERDATNLPLIPKLIERGIPLLGICRGFQEINVALGGELYQHVQEQPGKMDHRAPPDGTPEEQYAPAHQAEAVAGGWLAGLLGQERFMVNSVHQQGVKRLAPRLVAEARAEDGLIEAFRVEDAPAFAFAVQWHPEWRCTGNPVSMAILGAFGEACRARMLSRSV, from the coding sequence ATGCGTCCCGTGATTGCCATTCCCTGTGACCGTCGCATGCTGGGGCAGTATCCCCATCAGGTGGTGGGCGAGAAGTACATCCTGGGAGTGACCGATGGTGCCGGCGGCATGCCGTGGCTGGTACCGGCGCTGGGGGAGCCTGCGTGGCTGGATGATCTCCTCGACCGGGTGGACGGCGTGCTGCTGACCGGCAGTCCGTCCAATGTCGAACCGCATCACTACCTGGGAGAACCCAGTCGGCCCGGCACCCTGCATGACCCGGAGCGTGACGCCACCAACCTGCCGCTGATTCCGAAACTCATCGAACGCGGCATTCCGCTGCTGGGTATCTGCCGTGGTTTTCAGGAAATCAACGTCGCGCTGGGTGGCGAGCTGTACCAGCACGTACAGGAGCAGCCGGGGAAGATGGATCACCGAGCACCGCCCGACGGGACACCCGAAGAGCAGTATGCACCGGCGCACCAGGCAGAGGCGGTGGCCGGTGGCTGGCTGGCCGGATTGCTGGGGCAGGAGCGGTTCATGGTCAATTCGGTGCACCAGCAGGGCGTGAAACGGCTGGCTCCTAGGCTGGTGGCCGAGGCCCGGGCCGAAGACGGGCTGATCGAAGCTTTCCGGGTTGAGGATGCACCGGCATTTGCCTTTGCCGTGCAGTGGCACCCGGAATGGCGCTGTACCGGAAATCCGGTATCGATGGCGATACTGGGTGCGTTCGGCGAGGCCTGCCGGGCGCGCATGCTGTCCCGTTCCGTTTAG
- a CDS encoding glutamine synthetase family protein: MSNDISSWLREHRITEVECIVPDMTGVARGKIIPKDKFLSEPDMRLPEAVLIQTVTGDYPADNYLDLTDPDMLLRPDPASIRFVPWATDPTAQLIYDCFRSDGTPVETSPRAVLRRVLDLYTERGWVPVLAPEMEFYLLSPNPNPDIPVQPPVGRAGRAEFGRRSYSIDAVNEFDPVFEDIYDYCHAQQLEVDTLVHEIGTAQMEINFGHGNPIDLADQVFLFKRTVREAALRHQMYATFMAKPMESEPGSAMHMHQSVVSHQDGHNLFSAADGSATPAFFHFIGGLQRYLPHVMPFFAPYVNSYRRLTPYTAAPTNVEWGYDNRTVGLRVPHSGPAARRIENRVPGVDCNPYIAMAASLACGYLGMVDAIEPRAPLSSNAYDRPSEFPHGTEDALDRLRQCRPVAEVLGPRFVEMYIAMKEREFAEYFRVISPWERKYLLLHV, translated from the coding sequence ATGAGCAACGACATCAGCAGCTGGCTGAGGGAACACCGCATCACCGAGGTGGAGTGCATCGTGCCGGACATGACCGGCGTGGCGCGCGGCAAGATCATCCCCAAGGACAAGTTCCTGAGCGAGCCCGACATGCGGTTGCCGGAGGCGGTGCTGATCCAGACCGTGACCGGCGACTATCCGGCAGACAACTATCTCGACCTGACCGATCCGGACATGCTGCTGCGGCCGGACCCGGCCAGCATCCGCTTCGTGCCGTGGGCGACCGATCCGACGGCCCAGCTGATCTATGACTGCTTCCGTTCTGACGGTACCCCCGTGGAAACCTCGCCACGGGCCGTGCTGCGCCGGGTGCTGGACCTCTACACCGAGCGCGGCTGGGTGCCGGTGCTGGCGCCGGAAATGGAGTTCTACCTGCTGTCACCCAACCCGAATCCGGACATTCCCGTCCAGCCGCCGGTCGGGCGGGCCGGACGCGCCGAATTCGGCAGGCGCTCCTATTCCATTGATGCAGTCAATGAATTTGACCCGGTATTCGAGGACATCTACGACTACTGCCACGCCCAGCAGCTGGAGGTGGATACGCTGGTGCACGAGATCGGCACGGCGCAGATGGAGATCAATTTCGGTCATGGCAATCCGATCGATCTGGCCGACCAGGTGTTCCTGTTCAAGCGCACCGTGCGCGAGGCGGCCTTGCGGCACCAGATGTACGCCACGTTCATGGCCAAGCCGATGGAAAGCGAGCCCGGCAGCGCCATGCACATGCACCAGAGCGTGGTATCGCACCAGGACGGGCACAACCTGTTTTCTGCCGCGGACGGATCGGCCACTCCGGCATTTTTCCATTTCATCGGCGGCTTGCAGCGTTACCTGCCGCATGTCATGCCGTTTTTTGCGCCGTACGTGAACAGTTACCGGCGGCTGACGCCGTATACCGCTGCGCCGACCAATGTCGAGTGGGGGTATGACAACCGCACGGTGGGGCTGCGTGTGCCGCATTCCGGGCCGGCGGCCCGCCGGATCGAAAACCGGGTACCCGGCGTGGACTGCAATCCGTACATCGCCATGGCCGCTTCGCTGGCCTGCGGTTATCTGGGCATGGTGGATGCCATCGAGCCGCGTGCTCCGCTGAGTTCCAATGCCTACGACCGGCCGTCGGAGTTTCCGCATGGCACCGAGGATGCGCTGGACCGGTTGCGGCAATGCCGGCCGGTGGCCGAAGTCCTGGGGCCGCGCTTTGTCGAGATGTACATCGCCATGAAAGAGCGCGAATTTGCCGAGTATTTCCGGGTGATCAGCCCGTGGGAGCGCAAGTATCTGTTGCTGCACGTCTAG
- a CDS encoding aspartate aminotransferase family protein gives MTADPRRTEHYRELDAAHHLHPFSDMEALNRQGSRVMVRGEGIHVWDSDGVRLIDGMAGLWCVNLGYGRRDLAEAAYAQLCELPYYNTFFKTTHPRVAELSALVAEVAPPGFSHVFYTNSGSEAVDTMMRMVRHYWALKGQPQKKVLIGRWNGYHGSTLGGASLGGMPAMHAQGDLPVADVVHVEQPWFLKHGLDGETEEAFGLRAARWVEEKILETGADRVAAFVGEPIQGAGGVIIPPASYWPEVERICRRHDVLLVADEVICGFGRTGEWFGHQLYGIRPDLFTVAKGLSSGYLPIGGVVVGDEVAQVIKAGGDFNHGFTYSGHPACAAVAAANVRALRDEGVVERVRQDTGPYMQQRWREAFGGFAHLADIRGVGLIQGFTWVQDKELRRLFPNWGEVGLLCRDVFFRHNLIMRACGDHMVAAPPLVINRDEVDAMLEVAVQCVAETESVLRERGLID, from the coding sequence ATGACTGCCGATCCGCGCCGTACCGAGCATTACCGCGAGCTGGATGCCGCCCATCATCTGCATCCCTTTTCCGACATGGAGGCACTGAACCGGCAGGGCAGCCGGGTGATGGTCAGGGGGGAGGGCATTCATGTCTGGGATTCGGACGGCGTGCGGCTGATCGACGGCATGGCCGGGTTGTGGTGTGTCAACCTGGGCTATGGCCGGCGTGACCTGGCCGAGGCGGCGTATGCACAGCTGTGCGAGCTGCCGTACTACAACACTTTCTTCAAGACCACCCATCCACGGGTGGCCGAGCTGTCTGCCCTGGTGGCCGAGGTAGCGCCGCCCGGCTTCAGTCATGTGTTCTATACCAATTCCGGCTCGGAGGCGGTCGACACCATGATGCGCATGGTGCGCCATTACTGGGCCCTGAAGGGGCAGCCGCAGAAGAAGGTGCTGATCGGGCGCTGGAATGGTTACCACGGCTCGACCCTCGGTGGTGCGAGTCTGGGGGGCATGCCGGCAATGCATGCGCAGGGTGACCTGCCGGTGGCCGATGTCGTGCATGTTGAGCAGCCGTGGTTCCTGAAGCATGGTCTGGACGGTGAAACAGAAGAGGCGTTCGGCCTGCGGGCTGCGCGCTGGGTCGAGGAAAAAATCCTCGAAACCGGAGCCGACCGGGTGGCGGCCTTTGTGGGGGAGCCGATCCAGGGGGCCGGTGGCGTCATCATTCCGCCAGCCAGCTACTGGCCGGAAGTCGAGCGCATCTGCCGCCGTCATGACGTATTGCTGGTGGCCGACGAGGTGATCTGCGGTTTCGGCCGCACGGGGGAGTGGTTCGGGCACCAGCTGTACGGCATCCGGCCGGATCTCTTTACCGTGGCCAAGGGCTTGTCGTCAGGGTATCTGCCGATCGGCGGCGTGGTGGTGGGCGATGAAGTGGCGCAGGTGATCAAGGCCGGCGGGGATTTCAACCACGGGTTTACCTATTCCGGCCATCCGGCATGTGCAGCCGTGGCTGCGGCCAATGTACGGGCCTTGCGCGACGAGGGCGTGGTGGAGCGGGTCCGGCAGGATACCGGACCGTACATGCAGCAACGCTGGCGCGAGGCGTTCGGAGGATTTGCCCATCTGGCGGACATTCGCGGTGTCGGGCTGATCCAGGGGTTTACCTGGGTGCAGGACAAGGAATTGCGACGGCTGTTTCCGAACTGGGGCGAAGTGGGGCTGCTGTGCCGGGACGTGTTTTTCCGGCACAACCTGATCATGCGTGCCTGTGGCGACCACATGGTGGCTGCCCCTCCGCTTGTCATCAATCGTGATGAAGTGGATGCCATGCTGGAAGTTGCGGTGCAGTGCGTGGCCGAAACGGAGTCGGTATTACGGGAACGCGGGCTGATTGACTGA
- the motA gene encoding flagellar motor stator protein MotA, translating to MFVIIGYILVLGSVIGGFMMAGGHVAALLQPNELVIIFGAGTGAFLAANGGAPLRATMKALPQLFKGDKYNKALYMELFALLFEVLTKVRKEGLMSIEADVDAPQESPIFSKYPVIVNDHHVIDFICDYLRLMVGGNLNPFEIENLMDIEIETHHHEGSVPVGALAKMADGLPAFGIVAAVMGVVHTMESVGIPPAELGKLIAAALVGTFLGILLSYGFIAPLSNRLEYKVNDVTRVLTTIKVTLLASLNGYAPQVAVEFGRKALYGADRPGFLELEEHVKSAKNR from the coding sequence ATGTTTGTCATCATCGGCTACATCCTCGTACTCGGTAGCGTGATCGGCGGTTTCATGATGGCTGGCGGGCACGTTGCTGCCCTGCTTCAACCTAATGAACTGGTGATCATTTTCGGCGCAGGTACCGGGGCTTTTCTGGCCGCCAACGGTGGAGCGCCCTTGCGCGCCACCATGAAGGCCCTGCCGCAGCTCTTCAAGGGCGACAAATACAACAAGGCGCTCTACATGGAGCTGTTTGCCCTGTTGTTTGAAGTGCTGACCAAGGTGCGCAAGGAAGGCCTGATGTCGATCGAGGCCGATGTCGATGCTCCGCAGGAAAGCCCGATCTTTTCCAAGTATCCGGTCATTGTTAACGACCATCACGTGATCGACTTCATCTGCGATTACCTGCGCCTGATGGTGGGGGGCAACCTCAATCCGTTCGAGATCGAAAACCTGATGGATATCGAAATCGAAACCCACCACCACGAAGGTTCGGTACCGGTCGGGGCACTGGCCAAGATGGCCGACGGGCTGCCGGCATTCGGTATCGTGGCGGCCGTGATGGGGGTAGTGCACACCATGGAATCGGTCGGCATTCCTCCTGCCGAACTCGGCAAGCTGATTGCCGCAGCACTGGTCGGTACTTTCCTCGGTATCCTGCTGTCGTACGGTTTCATTGCTCCGTTGTCCAACCGGCTGGAATACAAGGTCAACGACGTGACCCGCGTGCTGACCACCATCAAGGTGACGCTGCTGGCTTCGCTCAACGGCTACGCTCCGCAGGTAGCTGTCGAATTCGGCCGCAAGGCGCTGTACGGAGCGGATCGTCCGGGCTTCCTCGAGCTGGAAGAGCACGTCAAGAGTGCCAAGAACCGCTGA
- the motB gene encoding flagellar motor protein MotB — MADESQRPIIVKRIKKGHGGHHGGAWKIAYADFVTAMMAFFLLMWLLSSVSQGTLAGISEYFKTPLKVALSGGDGSGDATSAIKGGGQDLTRSAGQVKRTYMNEERQRERQVLSKLQQRISMAIESNPVLRKYKNQLLLEMTPEGLKVQIVDEKNRPMFDSGSANLLPHTKDILHELGKMFNDVPNRLSVSGHTDATPYAGGERGYSNWDLSADRANAARRELLAGGMQDQKILRVVGLGSANPLDKQNAVNPINRRIAIVVLNKQSEEQILGEHPPEGTTANGEPDTAAANR, encoded by the coding sequence ATGGCCGACGAGTCCCAACGTCCGATAATTGTCAAACGCATCAAGAAAGGTCACGGAGGCCATCACGGCGGCGCGTGGAAGATCGCTTATGCCGACTTCGTGACCGCCATGATGGCGTTCTTCCTGCTGATGTGGCTGCTGTCCTCTGTTTCCCAGGGCACGCTGGCAGGGATTTCAGAGTACTTCAAGACCCCCCTGAAAGTAGCGCTGTCCGGCGGTGACGGATCGGGTGATGCCACCAGCGCGATCAAGGGCGGCGGGCAGGACCTGACCCGTTCTGCGGGCCAGGTCAAGCGTACTTACATGAACGAAGAGCGGCAACGCGAGCGGCAGGTCCTGTCGAAACTGCAGCAGCGCATCTCGATGGCGATCGAATCCAATCCGGTGCTGCGCAAGTACAAGAACCAGCTGTTGCTGGAAATGACGCCCGAGGGCCTGAAAGTCCAGATCGTCGACGAAAAGAACCGGCCGATGTTCGATTCGGGTAGCGCCAACCTGCTGCCGCATACCAAGGACATCCTGCATGAGTTGGGCAAGATGTTTAATGACGTGCCCAATCGCCTGTCGGTTTCCGGCCATACCGATGCCACACCTTATGCCGGTGGCGAACGTGGCTATTCCAACTGGGACCTGTCAGCCGACCGGGCCAACGCCGCCCGCCGCGAACTGCTGGCTGGCGGCATGCAGGACCAGAAAATCCTGCGCGTGGTCGGCCTGGGGTCGGCCAATCCCTTGGACAAGCAGAACGCGGTCAATCCGATCAACCGCCGGATAGCAATCGTGGTGCTGAACAAACAAAGCGAAGAGCAGATCCTGGGTGAACATCCACCGGAAGGAACCACTGCCAATGGCGAACCCGACACCGCAGCGGCCAACCGCTAG
- a CDS encoding class I SAM-dependent methyltransferase: MTMAISQGLLLAPVWLAMPMTLGLALILGARGWLLFVYAGFWPALVGLLSLDVPGWWFGAAALLLFALSRHAIGERVPLFLSSKAAVARLAAELPAGARVADMGCGIGSVVVPLARLRPDLHVTGVEGSWLTWLIARLRAANSSACIRYGDIWRQDWQAFDVIYVYLSPVPMPRVWQKFQTEAAPGAWLVSNTFGIDGVPPVRQAGLDDVMQSQLQYWISAR; the protein is encoded by the coding sequence ATGACAATGGCGATTTCGCAGGGCTTGCTGCTGGCACCGGTATGGCTGGCCATGCCGATGACCCTGGGGCTGGCGTTGATACTGGGTGCGCGTGGCTGGCTGCTTTTCGTGTATGCCGGTTTCTGGCCGGCGCTGGTAGGACTGCTGTCGCTGGATGTGCCGGGCTGGTGGTTTGGTGCCGCCGCCTTGTTGCTGTTTGCCCTGTCGCGCCATGCCATTGGCGAGCGTGTACCGCTGTTCCTGTCCAGCAAGGCTGCCGTAGCCCGGTTGGCAGCCGAACTGCCGGCCGGTGCGCGGGTGGCAGACATGGGATGCGGCATCGGCAGTGTTGTCGTGCCGCTGGCACGACTGCGGCCGGACTTGCATGTCACCGGGGTTGAAGGCTCTTGGCTGACCTGGCTGATTGCCAGGTTGCGGGCCGCCAATTCTTCTGCCTGCATCCGCTACGGCGACATCTGGCGTCAGGACTGGCAGGCGTTTGACGTGATCTATGTCTATCTGTCGCCCGTTCCCATGCCGCGGGTCTGGCAGAAATTCCAGACCGAGGCGGCTCCCGGCGCCTGGCTGGTCAGCAATACCTTTGGCATCGACGGTGTACCCCCGGTCCGGCAGGCCGGGCTGGACGACGTCATGCAATCGCAACTGCAGTATTGGATATCCGCACGATGA